The following proteins are encoded in a genomic region of Procambarus clarkii isolate CNS0578487 chromosome 23, FALCON_Pclarkii_2.0, whole genome shotgun sequence:
- the LOC138367733 gene encoding uncharacterized protein, with the protein MLKNAPNKLGGNRYKVQTLSQMGGASCGDTVRRMMRRIGTYGVWSQYSLVGRKRKRVFKTLDICNVIIKACINTHTNATERDVETSIADMLKNAPNKHGGNRYKGGEARIHVHHIAESDMTNNENSGEPGAWHTAESSLMSI; encoded by the exons atgttgaagaacgccccaaacaaactcggtggaaacagatacaag gtccagacgctgtctcaaatgggcggtgcaagctgtggagacacagtgagacgaatgatgaggaggatagggacctatggggtctggtctcagtattcactcgttgggcgcaagaggaaacgtgtcttcaaaaccttggatatttgtaatgtaataataa aagcctgtatcaacacccacactaatgcaactgaaagagatgttgagacaagtattgctgatatgttgaagaacgccccaaacaaacacggtggaaacagatacaag ggtggtgaagcaagaatacatgtgcatcacatagcagagtcggatatgacgaataatgaaaacagcggagagcctggtgcatggcataccgctgaatcttctctaatgtctatatag